One part of the Saprospiraceae bacterium genome encodes these proteins:
- a CDS encoding M1 family metallopeptidase, whose translation MNKFCIVLLLVGAFSKAVCQNIRNNPRSNHGNKFEQLGFILPDANPYRTASGSPGNQYWQMRADYKIQAKLDEQKTKLFGSEWITYYNNSPDKLQYVWLQLDENEHHPTVPSNYESNESKLEAPISQNDLERVDKRASLEGYGVNIEQVTDENGRKLNYFVNQTMMRIDLPKTLLPGKKIKFFIKWNYRIPDRMSLGGRGGYEFFKEDGNHLFTMSQWFPRMCVYSDFQGWQNKQFTGRAEFALAFGNYHVELTVPADHIIAATGQCENYKNVLTKAQYSRWQQAQKSKEVLEIVTLDEAKAAEAKKSKETKTWIYKAVNVRDFAWGSSRKFIWDAMPINVDGKQVMCMSYYAKEAYGLYRKYSTKTVAHTIRTYSKYTIPYSYPVAISVEANNGMEYPMICFNFGRTEKDGTYSEGTKNGMLGVIIHEVGHNFFPMIINSDERQWTWMDEGLNTFVQFLTQEEFDNDHPTDRGSASKIVDYMKLPREQLEPIMTNSENLIHFGSNAYAKTAAGLNILRETILGRELFDHAFKTYANRWAFHHPTPADFFRTLEDASGTDLDWFWRAWFYDIEPCDISIDSVKFGIADVMPAPRVTNYYMQTEESNESITKYLNRKSGMRFLIDQDTSLRDFYYYHNLNEKKKLKYNPVISNIESQNSMDSCFLYEIQFSNKGGMVMPIILRWNYTDGTYEDERLNVQIWRKNENEVTKTFIRTKPVKSIQLDPFKETADIDLTNNQWNIELAPTRIDIFKREKENRRRRGGGGTNIMQLEKKSKVGN comes from the coding sequence ATGAATAAATTTTGTATTGTTTTACTGTTAGTTGGTGCTTTTTCTAAAGCTGTATGCCAGAATATTAGGAATAATCCAAGATCAAATCATGGCAATAAATTCGAACAATTAGGTTTTATATTGCCAGATGCGAATCCTTATAGAACTGCATCGGGGTCCCCTGGAAATCAGTATTGGCAAATGAGGGCTGATTATAAGATCCAAGCAAAATTGGACGAACAAAAAACTAAATTATTTGGATCTGAATGGATTACATATTATAATAATTCACCAGATAAACTTCAATATGTATGGCTCCAATTAGATGAAAATGAACATCATCCAACAGTTCCGAGTAATTATGAATCCAATGAAAGTAAATTGGAAGCGCCCATTTCTCAGAATGATTTAGAGCGCGTTGATAAAAGGGCATCTTTGGAAGGGTATGGAGTTAATATAGAACAAGTTACCGATGAGAATGGCAGGAAATTAAATTATTTCGTAAATCAAACAATGATGCGGATTGATTTGCCAAAAACATTATTGCCAGGCAAGAAAATCAAATTTTTTATTAAATGGAATTATAGGATTCCGGATCGTATGAGTTTAGGTGGCAGAGGTGGTTATGAATTTTTTAAAGAAGATGGAAATCACTTATTTACCATGTCTCAATGGTTTCCCAGAATGTGTGTTTATTCTGATTTTCAAGGTTGGCAAAACAAGCAATTTACAGGTAGAGCTGAATTTGCTCTTGCTTTTGGGAATTATCATGTTGAATTAACGGTTCCTGCTGATCATATAATTGCTGCAACAGGACAATGTGAAAATTATAAAAATGTATTGACAAAAGCACAGTATTCAAGATGGCAGCAAGCCCAAAAAAGTAAGGAGGTATTGGAAATTGTAACTTTGGATGAAGCAAAAGCCGCTGAAGCGAAAAAATCAAAAGAGACAAAAACCTGGATTTATAAAGCTGTGAATGTTCGGGATTTTGCCTGGGGTTCTTCCCGAAAATTCATATGGGATGCGATGCCAATAAATGTTGATGGAAAACAAGTAATGTGTATGAGTTATTATGCAAAGGAGGCATATGGATTATACCGGAAATATTCTACGAAGACCGTTGCCCATACCATTCGTACTTATTCTAAATATACGATTCCATATTCTTACCCTGTTGCAATTTCAGTGGAGGCAAATAATGGTATGGAGTATCCAATGATCTGTTTTAATTTTGGAAGAACTGAAAAAGATGGTACTTATTCAGAAGGCACTAAAAATGGTATGCTTGGTGTAATCATACATGAAGTGGGTCATAACTTTTTTCCCATGATAATAAACAGCGATGAACGTCAATGGACATGGATGGATGAAGGACTTAATACATTTGTTCAGTTTTTAACTCAGGAAGAATTTGATAATGACCATCCAACAGATCGGGGTTCTGCTAGTAAAATTGTTGATTATATGAAACTGCCTAGAGAACAATTAGAACCTATTATGACCAATAGTGAAAACCTGATTCATTTTGGTTCAAATGCCTATGCAAAAACAGCTGCCGGATTAAATATTTTAAGAGAAACTATATTAGGTCGAGAATTATTTGATCATGCTTTTAAAACCTATGCAAATCGGTGGGCATTCCATCATCCAACACCAGCTGATTTTTTCAGGACCCTGGAAGATGCATCAGGTACTGATCTGGATTGGTTTTGGAGAGCTTGGTTTTATGATATTGAACCTTGTGATATTTCCATTGACTCCGTAAAATTTGGAATTGCAGATGTAATGCCGGCACCAAGAGTAACAAATTATTATATGCAAACAGAAGAATCCAATGAATCTATTACGAAATACCTAAACCGGAAATCGGGGATGCGTTTTTTAATTGATCAGGATACTTCCTTGCGGGATTTTTATTATTATCATAATCTCAATGAGAAAAAGAAACTGAAGTATAATCCAGTAATTTCAAATATTGAAAGTCAGAATTCCATGGATAGTTGTTTTTTATATGAAATTCAATTTTCTAATAAAGGTGGAATGGTTATGCCCATTATTTTGCGTTGGAATTATACAGATGGAACCTATGAAGATGAACGTTTAAATGTTCAAATTTGGAGAAAAAATGAAAACGAAGTTACAAAAACATTTATCCGAACAAAACCAGTAAAATCTATTCAATTGGATCCATTTAAAGAAACAGCCGATATTGATTTGACAAACAATCAATGGAATATTGAATTAGCTCCAACCCGGATTGATATATTCAAAAGGGAAAAGGAAAATAGGAGACGAAGAGGTGGTGGCGGTACGAATATTATGCAGCTTGAAAAAAAATCTAAAGTTGGAAATTGA
- a CDS encoding HupE/UreJ family protein, whose product MDDFQLWFRTGAEHILDLNGYDHILFILVLSILFSYRDWKPLLFLVTAFTIGHSLTLAMSVFDWIQLQRSFVEVCIALTIVISSIFNLLDLKRNQTDISGRYLTVVLFGCVHGLGFSYLLKSMLGHQESILLPLFYFNLGLEAGQIIIVLFVLILKFILISFWKSKEKIITTTITFVILLWALQMLLKRILNYE is encoded by the coding sequence ATGGATGATTTTCAACTATGGTTTCGGACGGGAGCAGAGCATATCCTTGATTTAAATGGCTACGATCACATTTTATTTATTTTGGTCTTATCTATTTTGTTTAGTTATCGGGATTGGAAACCGCTATTATTTCTGGTCACGGCATTTACAATAGGACATTCTTTGACCCTTGCGATGAGTGTGTTTGACTGGATCCAATTGCAAAGGTCATTTGTAGAGGTTTGTATTGCTTTAACTATTGTAATAAGTAGCATTTTCAACCTTTTAGATTTAAAACGCAATCAAACGGATATTTCGGGGAGGTATTTGACTGTCGTATTATTTGGGTGTGTCCATGGTCTTGGTTTTTCTTATTTGTTAAAATCAATGCTTGGACATCAGGAGAGCATCCTACTGCCTTTATTTTATTTTAATCTAGGGTTGGAAGCAGGTCAAATAATAATCGTCTTGTTTGTCTTGATATTAAAATTTATTTTAATCAGTTTTTGGAAGTCGAAAGAAAAAATAATTACAACTACGATAACTTTCGTAATTTTGCTTTGGGCTCTTCAAATGCTCCTTAAAAGGATTTTAAATTATGAATAA
- a CDS encoding T9SS type A sorting domain-containing protein: MKYLLLFIVSFSFVSCLFSQDSITIQTFTWDNNSRRGVFQFPDDPSQTYRKILMYYNMRCHGARVGVGSVGCYEWDYSCNTFITDSTKLDSSVSTIGNYVISGFNGLQFYYTTIPTNTFYRLIQKDATYTAIVSEQKRMIGNGTKVQALETKDGSFRSQYLFTAQELLNAGAKAGTLTGIDLQVANIGNKLPHLRIRIKAVAKSTLSENVPDVEGFTEVYYKDTEFKIVGLNRLQFYNPFTWNGSSSILVDLSYTEFNQVNPPKFLFHDAGSNQFSISAFGKEQSIVWDGVGATSTASKLMNISNELTLSFWSFGTAHLQPSNGSILEGLDNKGQRALNIHLPWSNGGIYFDCGSKNGSYDRIEKTATVSDYESQWIHWTFTKNALTGEMKIYRNGELWQSGIAKFNPIQLSSLTIGAPASYQGPFYGRMRELSVWNKVLDSTTINLWKNKTIQASHPAYASLIYYYDFQDANPAIINDKSKDPDNLLLPTPLIRHQERGDKSMLNFTASNDRPNISFIQGVYSGSKITNINVQDSIPNGPRKVLQYKVVQNNLILDSVFYIYAAADDNIRFENGDIAESNFIEPEDLLEISNLKYFNKTPAKFELLSLVTPYGNNLDLGKDGKTFVFDVTDFTPILKGNKLISMELGGENQEEIDLKFVFIKGTPERNVIDISNIWTFQRGYFSEILNNSRFEPRKILLNPASKNYKLRFSITGHEQNGEFTPRNHFVTVNGNSNKKFPFTVWKECAWNPIYPQGGTWIFDRAGWCPGAPSQLTSFDITSLSAPGNEVLIDYGLEPPQLDQANYLVSSQIVAYGDLNHKLDASLQEIIRPSSGRVEFDRLNPSCNSPTVLVRNSGSDLISNLKLVYGIKNGIKETYIWNGTLNSLQEIQIELPVQNINFWNPGLDSLFVFEVEITEINSIQDADILNNKKVTPFKMVDRYAVNLFFDFKTNNIPQDNDYKIVNSQGVTVLERSNMAINTSYRDELLLPAGCYTLYVNDASHDGLYFWFYAGNGNGNARMMRKVNNVVLPIKNFNSDFGAGFQYDFVVAQPVGTKQIDKASLLSISPNPTSSNVQIEFQNHNSDLVRLFVRTMDGKTIYENQIQPKNDFQILKWNLDQFVSGSYIIQILQGDTIYSRKLIKI; encoded by the coding sequence GGTCTTCAATTTTATTATACTACAATACCGACGAATACTTTTTATCGGTTGATTCAAAAAGATGCCACCTACACAGCAATTGTATCTGAGCAAAAGCGAATGATAGGAAATGGAACGAAAGTCCAAGCGCTGGAAACTAAAGATGGCAGCTTTAGATCACAGTATTTATTTACAGCTCAGGAATTACTGAATGCTGGGGCAAAAGCAGGTACATTAACAGGAATAGATCTCCAGGTTGCTAATATTGGAAATAAATTACCGCATTTGAGAATTCGGATAAAAGCTGTTGCTAAGTCGACTTTATCCGAAAATGTTCCGGATGTAGAAGGATTCACTGAAGTCTATTATAAAGATACAGAGTTTAAAATCGTAGGTTTAAACCGTTTACAGTTTTATAATCCATTTACTTGGAATGGATCTTCTTCAATTTTAGTAGATCTAAGTTATACCGAATTCAACCAAGTGAATCCTCCTAAATTTTTATTCCATGATGCCGGTTCAAATCAGTTTTCAATTTCTGCTTTCGGTAAAGAACAATCTATTGTTTGGGATGGTGTAGGTGCTACATCTACTGCTTCTAAGTTAATGAATATTTCAAACGAACTAACCCTTAGTTTTTGGTCTTTTGGCACAGCACACTTACAGCCAAGTAATGGAAGTATTTTGGAAGGCTTAGACAATAAAGGTCAACGTGCATTAAATATCCATTTGCCCTGGAGTAATGGAGGTATTTATTTCGATTGTGGTTCTAAAAATGGATCCTATGATAGAATTGAAAAAACAGCAACGGTTTCAGACTATGAGTCCCAGTGGATCCATTGGACATTTACTAAAAATGCACTCACTGGTGAAATGAAAATATACCGAAATGGAGAATTATGGCAAAGTGGAATTGCCAAATTTAACCCAATTCAATTATCGAGTTTAACCATTGGGGCTCCAGCAAGTTATCAAGGCCCATTTTATGGAAGAATGAGGGAATTGTCTGTATGGAATAAAGTCCTGGATTCTACTACCATTAATCTATGGAAAAATAAAACAATTCAGGCATCGCATCCTGCATATGCTTCACTTATTTATTATTATGATTTTCAAGATGCAAACCCAGCGATTATTAATGATAAATCAAAAGATCCGGATAATTTACTTTTGCCAACTCCACTAATTAGACATCAGGAGCGAGGTGATAAATCCATGCTGAATTTTACAGCATCCAATGATAGACCGAATATCAGTTTTATTCAAGGTGTTTATTCAGGATCTAAAATAACCAATATAAATGTGCAGGATTCAATACCAAATGGACCTAGAAAAGTACTTCAATATAAAGTCGTACAAAATAATTTAATCCTGGATTCTGTATTTTATATTTATGCTGCTGCAGATGATAATATTCGATTTGAGAATGGAGATATTGCAGAATCTAATTTTATTGAACCGGAAGATCTCTTAGAAATTTCGAATTTAAAATATTTTAATAAGACTCCTGCGAAATTTGAATTGTTGTCATTGGTTACACCCTATGGAAATAATCTGGATTTAGGAAAGGATGGAAAAACCTTTGTTTTTGATGTTACTGATTTTACACCAATATTAAAAGGGAATAAATTAATTTCCATGGAATTAGGTGGTGAAAATCAAGAGGAGATTGATTTAAAATTTGTATTTATAAAAGGAACACCTGAACGAAATGTAATCGATATATCCAATATCTGGACATTTCAAAGAGGCTATTTTTCAGAGATTTTGAATAACAGTCGATTTGAACCTCGTAAAATTTTATTGAACCCGGCATCTAAAAATTATAAACTTCGGTTTTCAATTACAGGTCACGAGCAGAATGGAGAATTTACACCAAGGAACCACTTTGTGACTGTTAATGGTAATAGCAATAAGAAATTTCCATTTACGGTTTGGAAAGAATGCGCCTGGAATCCTATATATCCTCAAGGGGGAACTTGGATTTTTGATAGAGCAGGTTGGTGCCCTGGTGCGCCTTCTCAATTAACTAGTTTTGATATTACAAGTCTATCCGCTCCTGGAAATGAAGTACTTATTGATTATGGTTTAGAGCCTCCTCAGCTAGACCAAGCAAATTATTTGGTCTCAAGTCAAATTGTTGCATATGGAGATTTAAACCATAAGTTAGATGCAAGTTTGCAAGAAATTATAAGGCCAAGTTCGGGTCGTGTTGAGTTTGATAGATTAAATCCATCGTGTAACTCACCTACCGTATTAGTGCGAAATAGTGGTAGCGATCTAATTTCTAATCTCAAACTTGTTTACGGAATAAAAAATGGAATAAAAGAAACCTACATCTGGAATGGTACGCTAAATTCATTACAGGAAATACAAATTGAATTACCAGTTCAAAATATTAATTTTTGGAATCCTGGATTGGATAGTTTATTTGTCTTCGAAGTTGAAATTACGGAAATAAATTCAATCCAGGATGCGGATATTTTGAATAATAAAAAAGTCACTCCATTTAAAATGGTTGATCGGTATGCAGTGAATTTATTTTTTGATTTTAAAACAAATAATATTCCGCAGGATAATGATTATAAAATCGTAAATAGTCAGGGTGTAACCGTGTTGGAACGTTCAAATATGGCAATAAATACTTCTTATCGAGATGAATTATTGTTGCCGGCAGGTTGCTATACATTATACGTGAATGATGCTTCACACGATGGTTTGTATTTTTGGTTTTATGCAGGGAATGGCAATGGGAATGCACGAATGATGCGGAAAGTGAATAATGTAGTGTTGCCAATTAAGAATTTTAATTCAGATTTTGGTGCCGGATTTCAATATGATTTTGTAGTTGCACAACCGGTAGGTACCAAACAAATTGACAAAGCATCCTTATTAAGTATTTCACCGAATCCGACAAGTTCAAATGTGCAAATTGAGTTCCAAAATCATAATTCAGATCTTGTTCGACTCTTTGTAAGAACGATGGATGGTAAGACTATTTATGAAAATCAAATTCAACCAAAAAATGATTTTCAAATTTTGAAATGGAATTTGGATCAATTCGTATCGGGTTCATATATTATTCAAATTTTACAAGGGGATACTATATACTCCAGAAAATTAATTAAAATTTAA